A window from Haloarchaeobius amylolyticus encodes these proteins:
- a CDS encoding DUF7344 domain-containing protein — translation MSNERRREVLKHLRSHGGESTLRDLSEAIAEAETGESPPPRNIRDSVYASLHQTHLPMLDKLGVIEYESNLKTVTLTERSRDLVPYTTVMSSTGLAWYQHYLLIGLVAMVTVFAAEVGVPVVDMLGTAVWAGLFTVVLVASFVVQLSAGTAPLARVGRFIRDFRTS, via the coding sequence TTGAGCAACGAACGTCGGCGCGAGGTGTTGAAGCACCTCCGGAGCCACGGCGGAGAATCGACCCTCAGGGACCTCTCTGAGGCGATCGCCGAGGCCGAGACTGGGGAGTCGCCGCCGCCACGAAACATCAGGGACAGCGTCTACGCGTCCCTGCACCAGACGCACCTGCCGATGCTCGACAAACTGGGTGTTATCGAGTACGAGTCGAACCTGAAGACCGTCACGCTGACCGAACGGTCCCGCGACCTCGTACCCTACACCACCGTCATGAGCTCGACGGGGCTCGCCTGGTACCAGCACTACCTGCTCATCGGACTGGTGGCGATGGTCACGGTCTTCGCCGCCGAGGTCGGTGTGCCGGTCGTCGACATGCTCGGCACGGCCGTCTGGGCCGGGCTGTTCACCGTCGTCCTGGTCGCGTCCTTCGTCGTCCAGCTCTCGGCTGGAACGGCCCCGCTGGCGCGTGTCGGTCGCTTCATCCGGGACTTCCGGACGAGCTAG
- a CDS encoding C-terminal binding protein: MHSVLLSDYPMLDPEIYREVLGPGVEIHERDLGSGEALLEAAREVDADAVVTDVHTPVPATVIEALDLAVIARSAVGIEGIDLGAAAAAGVPVVHCPEYCTDEVATHALSLVLACARSIPAYDRSVRDGEWAWGATRELHRLRGQTIGMLAFGPIARRFAELVSGFDCRLLAHDPYVEAETMADYGVERVDFETLLDDSDVLSVHAPLTDDTRGMLDGDAFERLGPGAILVNTGRGAVIDEDALVAALESGQVASAGLDVLTEEPPKDSPLVGREDTIVTPHAGWYSEEARRDVNETVARDVKRVLDGQAPENEVDESW, from the coding sequence ATGCACTCGGTGCTCCTCTCGGACTACCCGATGCTCGACCCCGAAATCTACCGCGAGGTCCTCGGCCCCGGCGTCGAGATACACGAGCGAGACCTCGGGTCGGGGGAGGCACTCCTCGAGGCGGCCCGCGAGGTGGACGCCGACGCGGTCGTCACGGACGTCCACACGCCGGTCCCGGCCACAGTCATCGAGGCGCTCGACCTCGCGGTAATCGCCCGTTCGGCGGTCGGTATCGAGGGAATCGACCTCGGTGCGGCAGCCGCGGCCGGCGTTCCCGTGGTGCACTGCCCCGAGTACTGCACCGACGAGGTGGCCACGCACGCGCTCTCGCTCGTGCTCGCCTGCGCCCGGTCGATTCCCGCCTACGACCGCTCGGTCAGGGACGGCGAGTGGGCGTGGGGCGCGACCCGCGAGCTCCACCGGCTCCGGGGCCAGACCATCGGGATGCTCGCGTTCGGCCCCATCGCGCGCCGGTTCGCGGAACTCGTCTCCGGGTTCGACTGCCGGCTGCTCGCCCACGACCCGTACGTCGAGGCCGAGACAATGGCCGACTACGGCGTCGAAAGGGTCGATTTCGAGACGCTACTCGACGATTCGGACGTGCTCTCGGTGCACGCGCCCCTGACCGACGACACCCGGGGGATGCTCGACGGCGACGCCTTCGAGCGACTCGGGCCGGGGGCCATCCTCGTGAACACCGGCCGTGGTGCCGTCATCGACGAGGACGCACTGGTCGCGGCGCTGGAGTCGGGACAGGTCGCCTCGGCCGGGCTCGACGTGCTGACGGAGGAGCCGCCGAAGGACTCGCCGCTGGTCGGGCGTGAAGATACCATCGTGACGCCCCACGCCGGCTGGTACTCGGAGGAGGCGCGACGCGACGTGAACGAGACGGTCGCACGCGACGTGAAGCGGGTGCTGGACGGTCAGGCGCCGGAGAACGAGGTCGACGAGTCGTGGTGA
- a CDS encoding ABC transporter ATP-binding protein, giving the protein MSAIRTENLRKTYGDVTALADLSLDIGRGELFGALGPNGAGKTTTIKILTGQLEPDSGSASVLGHDPVADPVETRRHIGILPEQESPPSFMTPREYFDFVGTVRDLDQGVVDSRVETWANRLSFAEKLDTLNTDLSRGQQQKVMITQAFLHEPEVVFIDEPLANLDPIVQERTKRFLTNYRDAGNTIFISTHHIEVAEEICSRVGIVYGGELIAERQPGELGEDESLLDTFMANVDDGADWEEPEAVLGDD; this is encoded by the coding sequence ATGAGCGCGATACGAACCGAGAACCTCCGCAAGACCTACGGCGACGTGACCGCCCTCGCCGACCTCTCGCTCGACATCGGGCGTGGCGAACTGTTCGGCGCACTCGGGCCGAACGGGGCGGGGAAGACGACGACCATCAAGATACTCACCGGGCAACTCGAACCGGATTCGGGCAGCGCCTCGGTGCTGGGCCACGACCCCGTCGCGGACCCGGTCGAGACGCGCCGGCACATCGGCATCCTCCCCGAGCAGGAGTCCCCGCCGAGCTTCATGACCCCCCGCGAGTACTTCGACTTCGTCGGGACGGTGCGCGACCTCGACCAGGGTGTGGTCGACTCCCGCGTCGAGACGTGGGCGAACCGCCTCTCGTTCGCCGAGAAGCTCGACACCCTGAACACCGACCTCTCGCGGGGGCAGCAACAGAAGGTGATGATAACGCAGGCGTTCCTCCACGAACCCGAGGTCGTCTTCATCGACGAACCCCTGGCGAACCTCGACCCCATCGTCCAGGAGCGCACGAAGCGGTTCCTGACGAACTACCGCGACGCGGGCAACACGATATTCATCTCGACGCACCACATCGAGGTCGCCGAGGAGATCTGTTCCCGGGTGGGCATCGTCTACGGCGGCGAACTCATCGCGGAGCGCCAGCCCGGCGAACTGGGCGAGGACGAGTCGCTGCTCGACACCTTCATGGCGAACGTCGACGACGGCGCCGACTGGGAGGAACCGGAGGCGGTGCTGGGTGACGACTAG
- a CDS encoding Lrp/AsnC family transcriptional regulator, giving the protein MSSVSLDEVDRGILFALQEDARNTTIDEIAQQVEVSPSTVRNRIERLEDEGIIEGYYIKVDYEKAAFPLHVLFICSAATEERESLAREALESRGVVDVREMLTSKRNLFIEAVATDTQDLTDISNQLSGLGFDIESSEIITNHHTRPWEHFEYAEDTGG; this is encoded by the coding sequence ATGAGTTCGGTCTCCCTTGACGAGGTCGACCGGGGTATCCTCTTCGCGCTCCAGGAGGACGCCCGGAACACGACTATCGACGAGATTGCACAACAGGTCGAGGTCTCTCCGAGCACGGTCCGTAACCGTATCGAGCGCCTCGAAGACGAAGGCATCATCGAGGGGTACTACATCAAGGTCGACTACGAGAAAGCCGCCTTCCCGCTGCACGTCCTGTTCATCTGCAGTGCCGCCACCGAGGAGCGCGAATCACTCGCCCGGGAGGCGCTGGAGTCCCGTGGGGTCGTCGACGTCCGTGAGATGCTCACCAGCAAACGCAACCTCTTCATCGAGGCCGTCGCCACGGATACACAGGACCTCACGGACATCAGCAATCAACTGTCGGGACTCGGGTTCGATATCGAATCCTCCGAGATCATCACCAACCACCACACTCGCCCCTGGGAACATTTCGAGTACGCGGAGGACACCGGCGGATGA
- a CDS encoding helix-turn-helix domain-containing protein, protein MSSGMTSDTNRDGTLTDAQRELLRSAVREGYFKVPREVSLVELAELNDISDVELSQQLRRGLDVVVRDATLED, encoded by the coding sequence GTGAGTTCGGGAATGACTTCGGATACCAATCGGGACGGAACCCTGACCGACGCGCAACGGGAGCTCCTCCGGAGTGCAGTCCGCGAGGGGTATTTTAAAGTACCACGTGAGGTATCGCTGGTCGAACTAGCAGAGCTCAACGATATCTCGGATGTAGAGCTGTCCCAACAGCTCAGACGTGGGCTGGATGTGGTCGTCCGAGATGCAACGCTCGAGGACTAA
- a CDS encoding aminopeptidase, which yields MADDPTDPSHREYLENVDPDELVHDDELRLTPQQHERLKDGLHGRRFKTLKRSDRRYLVVGRGGEDGPGERRLEVCERLDDRPGATAFRLEDFGFTGEDIDLWVPAFDILSEMATHIVGILEDFDGGHVWELGFLYHYQTTIRDILWLLKRVYDSEDAMRDHYDNGMAASHLAALEEAAGERVIDWEASADLADAVAEIP from the coding sequence ATGGCCGACGACCCCACGGACCCGTCCCACCGGGAGTACCTCGAGAACGTCGACCCCGACGAACTGGTCCACGACGACGAACTCCGGCTCACGCCGCAGCAGCACGAACGGTTGAAGGATGGGCTTCACGGCCGGCGGTTCAAGACGCTCAAGCGGTCGGACCGGCGGTACCTGGTCGTCGGCCGTGGCGGCGAGGATGGCCCGGGGGAGCGGCGACTCGAGGTCTGTGAACGCCTCGACGACCGGCCGGGGGCGACGGCGTTCCGGCTCGAAGACTTCGGCTTCACCGGCGAGGACATCGACCTCTGGGTGCCCGCGTTCGATATCCTCTCCGAGATGGCCACCCACATCGTTGGTATCCTCGAAGACTTCGACGGCGGCCACGTCTGGGAACTCGGTTTCCTCTACCACTACCAGACGACCATCCGGGACATCCTCTGGCTCCTGAAGCGGGTGTACGACTCCGAGGACGCGATGCGAGACCACTACGACAACGGGATGGCTGCCTCGCACCTGGCAGCGTTGGAGGAAGCCGCCGGCGAGCGGGTCATCGACTGGGAGGCATCGGCGGACCTCGCGGATGCGGTCGCCGAGATCCCCTGA
- a CDS encoding ArsR family transcriptional regulator: MRPEAQRPSDGGDRGLGDEFDTWTALQKATDKTRANLIADIVGHPEGAPSVKELDYMNPSLEADAIRRHLRTLQSVGVVEELVVEPGERIRGYPYKFYRLTAEARALFDRNDLFPEDAWRRQYARVEKTGEITELEEMPRPTTD; this comes from the coding sequence ATGCGTCCGGAAGCACAGCGGCCGAGCGACGGCGGGGACCGCGGGCTGGGTGACGAGTTCGACACGTGGACCGCACTCCAGAAGGCGACCGACAAGACGCGGGCGAACCTCATCGCCGACATCGTCGGGCACCCCGAAGGCGCACCGAGCGTGAAGGAACTCGACTACATGAACCCGAGCCTCGAAGCCGACGCGATCCGCCGGCACCTGCGGACGCTCCAGTCGGTCGGCGTGGTCGAGGAGCTCGTCGTCGAGCCGGGCGAGCGCATCCGGGGCTACCCGTACAAGTTCTACCGGCTCACGGCCGAGGCTCGTGCCCTGTTCGACCGGAACGACCTGTTCCCGGAGGACGCGTGGCGTCGCCAGTACGCCCGCGTCGAGAAGACCGGCGAGATCACCGAACTCGAAGAGATGCCGCGACCGACCACAGACTAG
- a CDS encoding ABC transporter permease — protein MSPDASPAVDDRPQPATYWDLSKAVLYREFLLFVRYPANAIGGIVVSLFFFGLLFYGGRMLAGQALTDSIEGIIVGYFLWTLSVGAYSSLSNDIGSEVQWGTLERHFMTPFGFAPVALAKGVAKVVRTFITSIVVLAVMLLITGTVLQLKVLTIVVVASLSIASVLGLGFAAGGVTVLYKQVGNWLNLLQFSFIVLISAPAFDLGWTRVLPLVQGSALLQRTMLEGTQLWEFPLLDLAVLFGTALGYVLAGYAVFQYTTTRARKLGVLGDY, from the coding sequence ATGAGTCCGGACGCGTCGCCGGCAGTCGACGACCGGCCACAGCCCGCCACCTACTGGGACCTCTCGAAGGCCGTCCTCTACCGCGAGTTCCTGCTGTTCGTCCGGTACCCGGCGAACGCAATCGGCGGCATCGTCGTCTCGCTGTTCTTCTTCGGCCTGCTGTTCTACGGCGGGCGGATGCTCGCCGGGCAGGCCCTGACCGACTCCATCGAGGGCATCATCGTCGGGTACTTCCTCTGGACGCTCTCGGTCGGGGCCTACAGCTCGCTCTCGAACGACATCGGGAGCGAGGTGCAGTGGGGCACCCTCGAACGCCACTTCATGACGCCGTTCGGGTTCGCGCCGGTCGCGCTCGCGAAGGGCGTCGCGAAGGTGGTCCGGACGTTCATCACGTCCATCGTCGTCCTCGCGGTGATGCTCCTCATCACCGGGACCGTCCTCCAGCTCAAGGTGCTCACCATCGTCGTCGTCGCGAGCCTCTCCATCGCGTCGGTCCTCGGCCTCGGCTTCGCCGCCGGCGGGGTCACCGTCCTCTACAAGCAGGTCGGGAACTGGCTGAACCTGCTCCAGTTCAGTTTCATCGTCCTCATCTCCGCGCCGGCGTTCGACCTCGGCTGGACGCGGGTCCTCCCGCTGGTCCAGGGGAGCGCCCTGCTCCAGCGGACGATGCTCGAGGGGACCCAGCTCTGGGAGTTCCCCCTGCTCGACCTCGCCGTCCTGTTCGGGACCGCGCTCGGCTACGTGCTCGCGGGCTACGCCGTGTTCCAGTACACGACGACGCGGGCGCGGAAGCTCGGTGTGCTCGGGGACTACTGA
- a CDS encoding ABC transporter ATP-binding protein: MEPQSGERGRDGSATTDRTGSEPDETAGPPAIAVEGLSKTFGSGEAAVTAVDDVSFTVQEGSVVGLLGPNGAGKTTTIKSILGMILPEAGTVRIKGVDVHANPRRAYRHVDAMLEGARNDYWRLTVRENLRYFATISGVKPDSVRGRHERLLDQLDLAEKADTPVRDLSRGMKQKASLASVLATDADVVFLDEPTLGLDVESSLKLRRELRRIVSERGLTVVLSSHDMDVIEDVCDRVVIISQGRIIADDTVANLLRGFETRGFRVSSPDLGADTLAQVREQFEVTDCQQYDGHTRLEVATDSDGIYDLMDLLRAHRVTIDSVETVAPDLEEAFLEMTGGEGR; encoded by the coding sequence ATGGAACCGCAGTCGGGGGAGCGTGGACGTGACGGGTCGGCGACGACGGACCGTACCGGGTCCGAACCGGACGAGACGGCGGGGCCGCCAGCCATCGCCGTCGAGGGGCTCTCGAAGACCTTCGGGAGCGGCGAGGCGGCCGTCACCGCCGTCGACGACGTCTCCTTCACCGTGCAGGAGGGGTCGGTCGTCGGCCTGCTCGGCCCCAACGGGGCGGGGAAGACGACGACCATCAAGTCCATCCTCGGGATGATACTGCCCGAGGCCGGGACGGTCCGCATCAAGGGCGTCGACGTCCACGCCAACCCGCGGCGGGCGTACCGACACGTCGACGCCATGCTGGAGGGCGCGCGCAACGACTACTGGCGGCTGACCGTCCGGGAGAACCTGCGCTACTTCGCGACCATCAGCGGGGTGAAGCCGGACTCGGTCCGCGGGCGCCACGAGCGCCTGCTCGACCAGCTCGACCTCGCCGAGAAGGCGGACACGCCCGTCAGGGACCTCTCCCGCGGGATGAAGCAGAAGGCGTCGCTGGCGAGCGTGCTCGCGACCGACGCCGACGTCGTGTTCCTCGACGAACCGACCCTGGGGCTGGACGTGGAGAGTTCGCTGAAGCTCCGGCGGGAACTGCGCCGCATCGTGAGCGAGCGCGGGCTGACCGTCGTCCTCTCCAGTCACGACATGGACGTCATCGAGGACGTCTGCGACCGGGTCGTCATCATCAGTCAGGGGCGCATCATCGCCGACGACACGGTCGCGAACCTGCTCCGCGGGTTCGAGACGCGCGGGTTCCGGGTGTCCAGCCCGGACCTCGGCGCGGACACCCTCGCACAGGTCCGCGAGCAGTTCGAGGTGACCGACTGCCAGCAGTACGACGGCCACACCCGGCTGGAGGTCGCGACCGACTCCGACGGCATCTACGACCTGATGGACCTGCTGCGGGCCCATCGCGTCACCATCGACTCGGTCGAGACGGTCGCGCCGGACCTCGAGGAGGCGTTCCTCGAGATGACGGGGGGTGAGGGGCGATGA
- a CDS encoding twin-arginine translocation signal domain-containing protein, protein MADRQTRRRFLLGAASATATTALAGCTSEGADAPAGNGGDATATAGETTREAATTVRETTTGQNPETATDEQDATASGSASFCQPMTGSPTPYDVAGTPYVFAFDYVDSWTVEDPLDRTGARIQRIVSPALTSEGATSSATVRVGQSFEPVTASEAEAEVEAAIDREDSSGVAYEDEFGGEAVRFVAFPNVDVNSYTAYLPYGDGEKRYYAFSLVTFLDIENYEATNVAQCTDAVNVATQTVRGSLVVNPETTIDQV, encoded by the coding sequence ATGGCCGACCGGCAAACTCGCCGACGGTTCCTCCTCGGCGCGGCCTCGGCGACGGCGACGACCGCCCTCGCGGGCTGTACCAGCGAGGGAGCCGACGCACCCGCGGGGAACGGCGGCGACGCCACGGCGACCGCGGGCGAGACGACGAGAGAGGCTGCGACGACAGTTCGGGAGACGACGACCGGTCAGAACCCGGAGACTGCCACGGACGAGCAGGACGCGACCGCGAGCGGGTCCGCATCGTTCTGCCAGCCGATGACCGGGTCGCCGACCCCCTACGACGTGGCCGGGACGCCCTACGTCTTCGCGTTCGACTACGTCGACAGCTGGACCGTCGAGGACCCACTCGACCGCACCGGGGCCCGCATCCAGCGCATCGTCAGCCCGGCGCTGACCAGCGAGGGCGCGACCTCGAGCGCCACGGTCCGGGTGGGCCAGTCCTTCGAGCCCGTCACCGCGAGCGAGGCGGAAGCGGAGGTCGAGGCCGCCATCGACCGCGAGGACAGCTCCGGCGTGGCCTACGAGGACGAGTTCGGCGGCGAGGCCGTCCGCTTCGTGGCGTTCCCGAACGTCGACGTGAACAGCTACACGGCCTACCTGCCCTACGGCGACGGCGAGAAGCGCTACTACGCGTTCTCGCTCGTCACCTTCCTCGACATCGAGAACTACGAGGCGACGAACGTCGCCCAGTGTACCGACGCGGTGAACGTCGCGACCCAGACGGTCCGGGGGAGCCTCGTGGTCAACCCGGAGACGACAATCGACCAGGTCTGA
- a CDS encoding helix-turn-helix transcriptional regulator, translating to MGVDDVAFLVRAPNRAAVLTALVDAPCDRAGLRDRIGASRVTIGRITTDLEARGWVEREGTRYRATRAGQTVARAYQRFRDVVDTTRHLEDLFEYLPVRAFDFEVSVLHDAEVVAPTPTSPNQHISRLAALFEAATTVSMVVHAVSPEIVASSHEAARAEAHVTRGVVTPEVTDAIRANDTVRAQVVEMVQTGGLELFERPSVPFQVGVYDETAIISADDEQGVPRGIVVTESPAVREWVLDEYERLRAEATPLDVGAFDPDAGT from the coding sequence ATGGGTGTGGACGACGTCGCGTTCCTCGTCAGGGCGCCGAACCGGGCAGCGGTGCTGACAGCCCTCGTGGACGCCCCATGTGACCGGGCCGGCCTCCGGGACCGGATCGGCGCGTCGCGGGTGACCATCGGTCGCATCACGACCGACCTCGAAGCTCGCGGCTGGGTCGAGCGCGAGGGAACCCGGTATCGCGCGACCCGGGCGGGCCAGACGGTCGCGAGGGCCTACCAGCGCTTCCGCGACGTCGTCGACACGACACGCCACCTCGAGGACCTCTTCGAGTACCTCCCGGTCCGGGCGTTCGACTTCGAGGTGTCGGTCCTCCACGACGCGGAGGTCGTCGCGCCGACGCCGACGTCGCCGAACCAGCACATCTCCCGGCTCGCGGCGCTGTTCGAAGCGGCGACGACCGTCTCGATGGTCGTCCACGCCGTCTCGCCGGAGATCGTCGCCTCTAGCCACGAGGCCGCCCGGGCGGAGGCCCACGTCACCAGAGGAGTCGTCACCCCCGAGGTGACCGACGCCATCCGGGCGAACGACACCGTCAGGGCGCAGGTCGTCGAGATGGTCCAGACGGGAGGGCTGGAACTGTTCGAGCGACCGTCGGTGCCCTTCCAGGTCGGCGTCTACGACGAGACGGCCATCATCTCCGCGGACGACGAGCAGGGGGTCCCGCGGGGCATCGTCGTGACGGAGTCGCCCGCGGTCCGGGAGTGGGTCCTCGACGAGTACGAGCGACTGCGGGCGGAGGCGACACCACTGGACGTCGGGGCCTTCGACCCCGACGCAGGCACCTGA
- a CDS encoding HAD family hydrolase, whose amino-acid sequence MHLVLDYGGVIVDHGDEREQAHVLGVDPETDPYPGWLAYFAFRDGLVQSTAGYIDLLSTLTGASEASCREYLSKTWLDPTFPEEHVDLLRDLAGDHTLVLFGNMARPWVETVLADHDVLDCFDDLVVSSDLRRSKPHPRGYYECLPEGDDPVAFVSDEYNEDLMMGETVGMTSVWVENEDDEPPYREPDVTISSLAELPAVLPTLQERSGQ is encoded by the coding sequence ATGCACCTCGTCCTCGACTACGGCGGCGTCATCGTCGACCACGGCGACGAACGCGAACAGGCCCACGTCCTCGGCGTCGACCCCGAGACGGACCCCTATCCCGGCTGGCTCGCGTACTTCGCGTTCCGCGACGGCCTCGTCCAGAGTACGGCCGGGTACATCGACCTCCTCTCGACGCTCACGGGCGCCTCGGAGGCGTCGTGTCGGGAGTATCTCTCGAAGACGTGGCTCGACCCGACCTTCCCAGAGGAACACGTCGACCTCCTCCGGGACCTCGCGGGCGACCACACGCTCGTCCTCTTCGGGAACATGGCGCGCCCGTGGGTCGAGACGGTCCTCGCGGACCACGACGTCCTGGACTGCTTCGACGACCTCGTCGTCTCGTCGGACCTGCGACGGTCGAAGCCCCATCCCAGAGGCTACTACGAGTGTCTCCCCGAGGGCGACGACCCGGTCGCCTTCGTCAGCGACGAGTACAACGAGGACCTCATGATGGGCGAGACCGTCGGGATGACCTCTGTGTGGGTCGAGAACGAGGACGACGAGCCGCCGTACCGGGAGCCAGACGTGACGATATCCAGCCTCGCCGAGCTGCCGGCGGTCCTGCCGACCCTGCAAGAGCGCTCCGGGCAGTAG
- a CDS encoding DUF2178 domain-containing protein has product MTLTETDATDELTYRRLYIGLWILSGVALGALVALGEPLAGVAAFVACAVGALVLFRRYSGPLFDERDQRQQEAASQRTLAIMGMSSAVVFPTVTALWGLGIIEWPVWLTPIAFFVAALSFVHVGSTMYEASNTA; this is encoded by the coding sequence ATGACGCTCACCGAAACCGACGCGACCGACGAACTGACGTACCGACGACTCTACATCGGCCTCTGGATACTCTCGGGGGTCGCCCTCGGGGCACTCGTCGCCCTGGGCGAACCCCTCGCCGGCGTTGCAGCCTTCGTCGCCTGTGCGGTCGGCGCACTGGTGCTCTTCAGACGCTACAGCGGCCCACTGTTCGACGAACGCGACCAGCGACAGCAGGAGGCCGCGAGCCAGCGCACCCTCGCCATCATGGGCATGAGTTCGGCCGTCGTGTTCCCGACCGTGACCGCCCTGTGGGGGCTCGGTATCATCGAGTGGCCGGTCTGGCTGACCCCCATCGCGTTCTTCGTGGCCGCCCTCTCGTTCGTCCACGTCGGCTCGACGATGTACGAGGCGTCGAACACCGCATGA
- a CDS encoding helix-turn-helix transcriptional regulator, with the protein MNNSLREYREEKDMTQGDLASAVDVTRQTINSIERGRYNPSLELAFELAAFFECQIEDLFHPETGEDGKG; encoded by the coding sequence ATGAACAACAGCCTCCGGGAGTACCGCGAGGAGAAAGACATGACCCAGGGTGACCTCGCCTCGGCCGTCGACGTCACCCGCCAGACCATCAACAGCATCGAACGCGGCCGGTACAACCCGTCGCTGGAACTGGCGTTCGAGCTCGCGGCGTTCTTCGAGTGCCAGATAGAGGACCTGTTCCACCCGGAGACGGGCGAAGACGGGAAGGGGTGA
- a CDS encoding sulfatase-like hydrolase/transferase, protein MTRRQPSTTTQLTVPAERPRAEPRTDGGTTPANLLLVLADGLGYGHPGCYGGGAVLGAPTPNLDSIARTGLKLTNFSVEPTAEGTRSAMMTGRHPIRSGTGVPGYPGELTGLTTWETTIAEVLTGAGYATGYFGTWELGDQQGRFPTDQGFDEWYGIVDGPAVASYTANPAFDQATMDVPVVLEGDAGETPTEVESFDEATRATFDETLTERVVEFVDWQAEAGTPFFATVSFTGLAEPVVPHPAFEGRSGNGPVADRLLELDHRVGQLLRALEEAGIDQQTVVVVTSASAPTDPAVAETVVGPFRGTAGSALEGGLRVPFVANWPGAVPPMTVSNEVVHAVDVPTTLAAIAGVGFPDDRIVDGLDQRRLFSAKSAESAREGFPIVVNHELVAVKWQRFKCHFSWVDPETGTLQQLGSPRIVNVEADPREERDISTEAGFLVDQLFDVADEFEESLAVEPPIRPGTPDPYDPNARVPGPMGPGGPRPPMGEPGPMDDWSMGEGGPMGGGPMPEDGAERGPRREEKPGER, encoded by the coding sequence ATGACACGACGACAGCCTTCCACGACGACCCAGCTGACAGTCCCGGCAGAACGCCCACGCGCCGAACCGCGCACGGACGGCGGGACGACGCCCGCGAACCTCCTGCTCGTCCTCGCGGACGGGCTCGGCTACGGCCACCCCGGCTGTTACGGGGGTGGCGCGGTGCTGGGGGCACCGACGCCGAACCTCGACAGCATCGCCCGCACGGGCCTCAAACTGACGAACTTCTCCGTCGAGCCGACCGCGGAGGGGACACGTTCTGCCATGATGACCGGCCGGCACCCGATCCGCTCGGGGACCGGCGTCCCCGGGTATCCGGGCGAACTCACCGGGCTGACCACCTGGGAGACCACCATCGCGGAGGTGCTGACGGGCGCGGGCTACGCCACCGGCTACTTCGGGACCTGGGAACTCGGCGACCAGCAGGGGCGGTTCCCGACCGACCAGGGCTTCGACGAGTGGTACGGTATCGTCGACGGGCCGGCGGTCGCGAGCTACACCGCGAACCCGGCCTTCGACCAGGCGACGATGGACGTCCCCGTGGTCCTGGAGGGTGACGCCGGCGAGACACCGACGGAGGTCGAATCGTTCGACGAGGCCACCCGGGCGACCTTCGACGAGACGCTCACCGAGCGCGTCGTCGAGTTCGTCGACTGGCAGGCCGAGGCCGGGACGCCGTTCTTCGCGACCGTCTCCTTCACCGGCCTCGCCGAGCCGGTCGTTCCCCACCCGGCCTTCGAGGGTCGCTCGGGCAACGGGCCGGTCGCAGACCGGCTGCTGGAACTCGACCACCGCGTCGGTCAGCTCCTGCGCGCCCTCGAGGAGGCCGGCATCGACCAGCAGACGGTCGTCGTCGTGACGAGCGCGTCGGCCCCGACCGACCCGGCCGTCGCCGAGACGGTCGTCGGCCCGTTCCGCGGGACCGCCGGCTCGGCGCTGGAGGGCGGACTCCGGGTTCCCTTCGTCGCGAACTGGCCCGGGGCCGTCCCGCCGATGACGGTGAGCAACGAGGTCGTCCACGCGGTGGACGTGCCGACGACGCTGGCCGCCATCGCGGGCGTCGGCTTCCCGGACGATCGGATCGTCGACGGCCTCGACCAGCGTCGCCTGTTCTCCGCGAAGTCGGCGGAATCGGCGCGCGAGGGCTTCCCAATCGTCGTGAATCACGAGCTGGTCGCGGTGAAGTGGCAGCGCTTCAAGTGTCACTTCTCGTGGGTCGACCCCGAGACCGGCACGCTCCAGCAACTCGGGTCGCCCCGGATCGTCAACGTCGAGGCGGACCCCCGGGAGGAGCGTGACATCTCGACCGAGGCCGGGTTCCTCGTGGACCAGCTGTTCGACGTGGCCGACGAGTTCGAGGAGAGCCTCGCCGTCGAGCCGCCCATCCGGCCGGGCACGCCGGACCCCTACGACCCGAACGCGCGCGTCCCCGGCCCGATGGGTCCCGGTGGTCCACGCCCGCCGATGGGAGAGCCCGGCCCCATGGACGACTGGTCGATGGGTGAAGGCGGCCCGATGGGCGGCGGGCCGATGCCGGAGGACGGGGCCGAGCGCGGCCCCCGGCGCGAGGAGAAACCAGGCGAGCGATAA